The genome window ACAACTCACCTTCGCGCAAGCGGACCTTCGCGACCTCGGCCGCAGCGTCGCTAGCACATTCGACGTCGTGATTTGCTGCGACAACTCGCTCGCACACATGATGACGGCCCGCGATCTGGCTCGCGCGGCCCGGAGCATCAGGGGGCGGCTCAAACCGAGCGGGCTATTCATCGCATCGATTCGCGACTACGACCGCATCCTGCGAGAGCACCCCACATTCACTCCCCAAGCGCTCTGCACCGCTACCGGCGACCTGCGCCTGGCATTCCAGCATTAGAATTGGCATGGGGATGGCCGGACCTACGATCAGCATTTGTTCATCGTGCGCGGGCGCGGCGACCGGTGGACGATTCGCCACTACCAGGGCCTGTCTCATGCACTCCTGCGCAGCGAGCTCAGTGAACATCTTCGCCGGGTTGGCCTGAGAAAGGTCAAGTGGCTGTTGCCAGCGCAGACTGGTTACTATCAGCCAATCGTTATCGCGCGCACCGTTGCGGGATAGAGTACCGTTCTTCGCGGTCGATCGTAGAGCCAAGTGAGGCAGGCGAGGCGCGCGCATTCCTCTCTTCCGAGCTAACCTCCTCCTAGATTGACCCTCTGCGCCCCAACGATTACCTTTTGGAATATCCATTTCCGAGAGAGGCCACCGGGTGTGCGGAAGTAACTGCTTCTAGTGTCGTTGATTGCGACGTTCGGCGCCCAGCGCCGGCGCGATGGCGCCGCTGTGCGCCTAATCCTGGAGCAGTTACATGTTCGTGCATTTGGTCGATCTTTCATTCTCGTACGCCGATTCCGTTCCGATCCTTCGTGACGTAAACATCCAGCTTGCGCCTGGATGGATTGGCGTCGTCGGCGCCAATGGGGCCGGCAAGACCACGCTGCTGCGTTTGATTACCGGCGAGGTTAGGCCGACAGCCGGCCACGTTCGTCTCGATCCGCCATCCTCATCGCTCGCGATTTGCGCGCAGACGGTCGAGACGCTTACGCGAGCGATCGAAAAGCTCGCCGCCGCGACCGATCGTGTTTCGCGCCGCGTCCATGGCGAATTGGCGCTCGATCCGGGCGCCCTTCCACGCTGGCCAACCCTCTCGCCGGGCGAGCGCAAGCGCTGGCAGGTCGGAGCCGCGCTTGCTGCGCAGCCGTCGATACTGATTCTCGACGAGCCGACCGATCATCTCGACGCCGACGCCCGCGAACTGTTGCTTGCAGCGCTGGTTCGCTTCCGTGGGATCGGAATAGTCGTCTCGCACGACCGCACCCTGCTGGAACACCTGACGACCTATACGATCAGGGTTCACGGCGGTTCGGCGCACATGGTGCGCGGTCCTTATGGTGATGCGAAGCGCGCTTGGGAAGCCGACGAGCGCGAACGTCACCATCAGTACGAGCGACTCAAGGAAAAACAAGCGACGCTGAAACGGCGCCTGGGTGACAAACGGCGATTGGCGATTTCGGCCGAGTCGCAATGGAACGCCGGTGCAGCGCAGCGGATGAAGGGGCCGCGCGATCATGACGCGACCAGCATGATGGCACGCGGGAAAGCGGAGATGGCGTCGAGTCGGCTCTCGCGCGATGCCGCCGTCCTGCGCAGGAGCATCGACCGCGTCTCGGCGAATATCGAAGCATTCAGGTTTGTGAAGGAGAAAGGGCGCGCGGTATTTGTTGACTACGGGGCCGCCCCGGCCAGCCGCCTCTTCGTTCTCGACACCGCCGCACTCTGCGCCGGTGAGGAAGCGCTGCTGACCGAAGTTCATCTGGTCGTGAATCGTGACAGTAAGATCCGCGTCGCGGGTATCAACGGCGCGGGCAAGACCACCCTGCTCAACGCGTTGGTCGCCGCCTCCCATCTGCCCGCCGATCGCATTCTCCATTTGCCGCAGGAGCTGACCCGTGAGGATGGCATCGCGATTCTGGACTCGATACGCGTTCTGCCTCCCGCGCCACGCTCGCGAGTGCTTGCCCTCGCCGCCGCTCTGGGCCTGGATCCCGCCCGCGTGCTTGCCTCGCCGTCGCCATCCCCCGGCGAAGCGCGCAAACTGGCACTGGCCGACGGGCTCGGCCGACAAGTGTGGGCGTGCGTGCTCGATGAACCGACCAACCACCTCGATATGCCGGCCATCGAACGTCTGGAGGAGGCTCTCGCTGAATATCCCGGGGCTCTGGTGATGGTGACGCACGACGAACCGCTGGCAAGACGCGTCACGCGTGAGGAATGGCGAGTGGACTCGGGCCAGGTGAGGGTCCGCTCCCACTGACGGCGGCAAAGGGGGGGCTGTGGATTATCCGCACTGCCTATCGGGCGCCGAGGGAGTAAACTCTGCGCTCAGCAATGGCCGACACCAGTGTTCACCAGCCCGAGGCGACGCCGAAACCCCACTCCAATCGGCTGTGGGAAGCGCTCGGCTTGCGCCGGCGCAATTGGCCCGGGCGCTATACGGTGCTGCTGTTCATGGTCCTGCTGATGATTGTCGGGGAGCCGATGTTCGCCGGTCACCGGCTCGCACAGGGGATCGCCACCGTGTCGCTGTCGCTGGTTCTACTGGCCGCTCTGTACACGCTGAATCTGTCGCCAGCCTACTTCACTGTGGGACTACTGGTGATGGTGCCGACGATCGTGACTCGCTGGGCACTTCATTGGTATCGCACTCCGGAACTCGAGGTCTTCGCCGCTTTGTCAGCCAGCGCATTTATCTTCATCACGGTCGTAGGCCTGGTGCGGGAACTATTCAGCGTCAAGCGCGTCACCCTGGACACGATAAGCGCGGCAATCAGCGCTTACTTGCTGATGGGGCTGGCATGGGCCTTCTTGTTCGCGGTTGTGGCGATGGAACATCCCGGTTCGTTCAGCCGGGTCTTGCTGGTCCATTCGGAGTCCACGCCGATGTTCATGTCGATGCACAATTTCTTCTACTACAGCTTCGTCTGTCTTACGACGACCGGCTTCGGCGATATTGCGCCGGCCTCCGACGCCGCGCGGGCCATTTCAATTTTGGAATCGGTGACGGGGCAAATGTACCTGGCCATCCTGATCGCGCGCCTAGTCTCGCTGCAAGTCGCCCAGTCGATGCTGGGTACTGGCTGACTGCGCGCTCAACCTTTCGCCCGCGCCACAGATTTTCCCGGTGCAACCGGTCCCACGAGGTCTCCAATTGCGGCCACCGGCTACCCCCACGTCGTCGTTGTAAATCTCGGGCCATTTTACAGCCTTGATTCATTCTAAGGGACGGAGTTGCTGAGCTGGTCGCGGGGACGCCAGTCGTCCGAAATCACGACCCACGGGCCAAGGGCTTGCGTGCGATGAAGATTGCGTCGTCCATCAGTTCGCATGGTTGCGCGCACGCCAATTCAGCCGTCGGTATCGTACGATCTTCCAGTCCCGATGCCCGCAGACGCAGTGTAAAATCGCATCCATACAGCCGCCAATGACCCTCTCGCGGGTCCGGTGCGCCGAATTCCCGGGTCCCGGCCGTTCGCCAGTCGGGCCGCGTCGGCACCATCACGACCACCTCCCCGCCCGGCGTCAAGGTGCGTGCGAACTCAGCGATCACCGCACGATCGTTTTCGATATGTTCCAGCATGTGGCTGGATACGATCATCCGAAAGGAATTCGACTGAAACGGCAGACGCGTAGCATCCGCGCGCACCATCGCACTTTCCAGCTTCAGATCGCTAGTAACGTATCGAAGGTCATTACGGCGCTTGAATACCGGCATCAGGTTTTGTTCGGCCGACAGATGGAGGATCGCGCTTCCCGCCTCAAGACGCGCCAATTGGTCGGCCAGATAGGTCCACAGCGCCCGATGGCGCGGATGGCTGCCGCAGCGCGGGCAAATGATGCCGTTCTGGCGGTGGCCCGCGTAGTCAAGGAAACGCATCCCGCTCCATCCGCAGCACGGGCACTGCCTGCGTGTCGGTCCAACCAGGTTCGCCACCCGGATAAGATTGTTCTTCTGCAACCGCCAGACGTACCGAAGCGCAGCTCGCCCGCCTTTTTTCCGATAGCGGCGAATGATCCGATGCAATCCCATCGCGGAGTTCAGCCTGCCCCCGACCCTAAAGTCAGCGATGAACTGCAGCGGAAGGTCTCGAATCGGTCGCCCTCGATCACACGAAGCGTTCTCATAGATGGAGCCAAATTGTCGCTTCCTCTAAGAGCGCATGTCAACGCGAGATGGAAGTGCTGGGTTGCGCGTGCGCTCCGACGCTGAAACAATGGCATCGCAGCGCCGCGGTTTTTCGGGTTTCGG of Candidatus Binataceae bacterium contains these proteins:
- a CDS encoding class I SAM-dependent methyltransferase, which codes for MPNPARRFYDRLARDYHLIYADWNAAIESQSRAIDRIVRSEVAAPPLALLDCACGIGTQAIGLALRGYRLHATDLSRPALQRARREARSRGAQLTFAQADLRDLGRSVASTFDVVICCDNSLAHMMTARDLARAARSIRGRLKPSGLFIASIRDYDRILREHPTFTPQALCTATGDLRLAFQH
- a CDS encoding ATP-binding cassette domain-containing protein, with translation MFVHLVDLSFSYADSVPILRDVNIQLAPGWIGVVGANGAGKTTLLRLITGEVRPTAGHVRLDPPSSSLAICAQTVETLTRAIEKLAAATDRVSRRVHGELALDPGALPRWPTLSPGERKRWQVGAALAAQPSILILDEPTDHLDADARELLLAALVRFRGIGIVVSHDRTLLEHLTTYTIRVHGGSAHMVRGPYGDAKRAWEADERERHHQYERLKEKQATLKRRLGDKRRLAISAESQWNAGAAQRMKGPRDHDATSMMARGKAEMASSRLSRDAAVLRRSIDRVSANIEAFRFVKEKGRAVFVDYGAAPASRLFVLDTAALCAGEEALLTEVHLVVNRDSKIRVAGINGAGKTTLLNALVAASHLPADRILHLPQELTREDGIAILDSIRVLPPAPRSRVLALAAALGLDPARVLASPSPSPGEARKLALADGLGRQVWACVLDEPTNHLDMPAIERLEEALAEYPGALVMVTHDEPLARRVTREEWRVDSGQVRVRSH
- a CDS encoding ion channel → MADTSVHQPEATPKPHSNRLWEALGLRRRNWPGRYTVLLFMVLLMIVGEPMFAGHRLAQGIATVSLSLVLLAALYTLNLSPAYFTVGLLVMVPTIVTRWALHWYRTPELEVFAALSASAFIFITVVGLVRELFSVKRVTLDTISAAISAYLLMGLAWAFLFAVVAMEHPGSFSRVLLVHSESTPMFMSMHNFFYYSFVCLTTTGFGDIAPASDAARAISILESVTGQMYLAILIARLVSLQVAQSMLGTG
- a CDS encoding methyltransferase domain-containing protein, with amino-acid sequence MRFLDYAGHRQNGIICPRCGSHPRHRALWTYLADQLARLEAGSAILHLSAEQNLMPVFKRRNDLRYVTSDLKLESAMVRADATRLPFQSNSFRMIVSSHMLEHIENDRAVIAEFARTLTPGGEVVVMVPTRPDWRTAGTREFGAPDPREGHWRLYGCDFTLRLRASGLEDRTIPTAELACAQPCELMDDAIFIARKPLARGS